In a single window of the Niabella ginsenosidivorans genome:
- a CDS encoding NADH-quinone oxidoreductase subunit A, whose product MDTSSSYLPIGLQIIFAVGMIATLMGVTHLLGPKRRTADKLQNFASGIESHGEARQPVAIKYFLTAILFVLFDVEVIFFYPYAVNFRELGWGGFYAVLLFVAFFLCGFIYIIKRGALKWED is encoded by the coding sequence TTGGATACCTCAAGCTCCTATTTACCAATAGGGTTGCAAATTATTTTTGCGGTAGGCATGATCGCCACATTAATGGGAGTTACTCACTTACTGGGGCCAAAAAGAAGAACTGCTGATAAGCTGCAGAACTTTGCCAGTGGCATTGAATCGCACGGTGAGGCACGCCAGCCCGTAGCTATTAAGTATTTCCTTACAGCCATTCTTTTTGTGTTGTTTGATGTAGAGGTGATCTTTTTTTATCCTTATGCAGTGAATTTCAGGGAACTGGGTTGGGGCGGCTTTTATGCAGTGCTCCTCTTTGTGGCTTTTTTCCTCTGCGGGTTTATTTATATCATAAAACGCGGAGCCTTAAAATGGGAGGATTAA